In one window of Vibrio pelagius DNA:
- a CDS encoding YgjV family protein yields the protein MEFNMVEILGYAASIMVAISLTMKDIVRLRVLNFIGCALFTAYGVMIDAWPVVATNGFIAIVNIYFLAKMQKEKKTEALKAAKA from the coding sequence ATGGAATTTAATATGGTTGAAATTTTAGGTTACGCTGCATCTATCATGGTTGCGATTTCATTAACTATGAAAGACATCGTTCGCTTACGTGTTCTTAACTTTATTGGCTGTGCTCTCTTCACAGCTTACGGCGTAATGATTGATGCATGGCCGGTCGTAGCAACCAATGGCTTCATCGCAATCGTCAACATTTATTTCTTAGCTAAAATGCAAAAAGAAAAAAAAACGGAAGCGTTAAAAGCAGCCAAAGCCTAG
- a CDS encoding D-alanyl-D-alanine carboxypeptidase family protein, whose protein sequence is MKLFAKYSLSLVGLLVASNAVMAAPTIVPSPPSLGAKGYVLMDFNSGEVLVENNAHTKLNPASLTKLMTSYVAGQEMKRGNISAEDKVRISENAWAKNFPDSSKMFIEVNTNVDMMDLYRGLIVQSGNDASVAIAEHVAGSEGAFVDLMNSWASTLQLNNTHFANAHGLDAEDLYSTPYDIALLGRAIIRDLPDVYGLYSERSFSYNGITQHNRNGLLRDRSLNVDGMKTGYTSGAGYSLASSATQGEMRLIAVVMGSSSVKGRESDSKQLLSYGFRFFDTLNPHQSGDLISEEKLWFGEQDTLKLGVDRDTFITLPKADGKKLSASVELTSDLKAPIEKGQTLGMVHYTVDGEDIKTQPLVALESVQEGSFFKRILDHIKLFFTNLF, encoded by the coding sequence ATGAAATTGTTCGCTAAATATTCACTTTCTCTTGTTGGTTTATTGGTTGCGAGTAATGCTGTAATGGCAGCACCAACGATTGTTCCTTCTCCCCCTAGCCTCGGTGCGAAAGGCTATGTCTTAATGGATTTCAACTCGGGTGAAGTCCTTGTTGAAAATAATGCTCATACAAAACTGAACCCTGCGAGTTTAACCAAGTTGATGACCAGCTATGTTGCTGGGCAAGAGATGAAACGCGGCAACATTTCAGCAGAAGATAAGGTGAGAATCAGCGAAAACGCGTGGGCAAAGAATTTTCCTGACTCATCTAAGATGTTCATCGAAGTCAATACCAATGTTGATATGATGGATCTCTACCGCGGCTTGATTGTTCAGTCAGGTAATGACGCGAGTGTGGCTATTGCTGAACATGTGGCTGGCTCTGAAGGCGCTTTTGTCGATTTAATGAATTCATGGGCTAGCACGCTTCAACTAAACAATACCCACTTTGCTAACGCACACGGACTTGATGCCGAAGACCTCTACTCAACGCCTTATGATATCGCGTTGTTAGGTCGTGCAATTATTCGTGATCTGCCAGATGTTTATGGTTTATACAGCGAGCGTTCGTTCAGTTATAACGGCATCACACAGCACAACCGCAATGGTTTATTACGTGATAGAAGTTTGAACGTCGATGGTATGAAAACCGGTTATACCTCTGGTGCCGGCTATAGCTTAGCAAGTTCTGCAACACAAGGTGAGATGCGTTTGATTGCGGTAGTTATGGGGTCAAGTAGCGTTAAAGGCCGTGAGTCAGACAGCAAACAGCTATTGAGCTACGGCTTTAGATTCTTCGATACACTGAACCCACATCAAAGTGGAGATTTGATTTCAGAAGAGAAGCTATGGTTTGGGGAGCAAGACACACTCAAACTGGGTGTTGACCGAGACACTTTCATTACGCTACCAAAAGCAGACGGCAAAAAGCTTTCGGCATCGGTTGAACTGACTTCTGACTTAAAAGCACCTATCGAGAAAGGCCAAACCTTAGGTATGGTTCACTACACCGTTGATGGTGAAGATATTAAAACTCAGCCTTTGGTCGCTCTAGAGTCGGTTCAAGAGGGCAGTTTCTTTAAGCGAATCCTAGATCATATCAAGCTGTTCTTCACTAACTTGTTCTAA